From the Lathyrus oleraceus cultivar Zhongwan6 chromosome 3, CAAS_Psat_ZW6_1.0, whole genome shotgun sequence genome, the window TGGTCATCAAAGTGTTTGTAGATACTATCCCTCCTCTCGTTGTTGCCCCGAGGCTGAAGTTTCTGTTGGATCATTGTTCACCTCTAGCACATGAATAAGGTCTTTTACCAGATCAGGTGGTAAAAGTAGAATTATTTGCAGCCAATATCATATTATGAATATTGAAACAAAACATTACTAATTTCAACAATGAATGGTACATACACATAGGATAGGAAGGAAGAAAGACCATCCTGAAAATGAATCAAATAACTAAATGTAAACCAAAAGCTAACTAACATAAAATAGAAGCATCATAATTAACTACTCTCTAACTTCTATAATCAAGACTGCTACATCTTTGAAGATTCATCATGCTTCTATTTACAGTTCATTTGAATGGAAAAATGTAAATATATTTGTATGGACCTAACATTTCGTCTTCACCCGACACAAAAAAAGTACTACTTAAAATCTAAGGAATTTTGTGGATCAACTACCTATTGAAAGAACCAAAGTTGTCTGTTTCTAATTGTAAAACCTATTGAGTAGAGGATGCAACATGAGGTAAATGGGAAGTGAGTGGTTTGATATTTCTACTCCGCATGAAAGTCAAAAATTGATTAGGTAGTTCCTCCAAAAGAGCTTGCACAACAGAGATTTGTCCAGCTGCCAGAAACACGAGAATACGGTTTgattaaatgaataaaaattagATAACATGTTGAAAATATAAAAGAGTAACAAATGTTATATTTGTATTTTCAACTTAAACTGGACGGTACAAGAATTGGTGTCAATAAACTAGTACTTACAGTGCACTTCTCTCATGGGGACAAACTGCACTATATCTCTTGTAGCTACACGGCCAGTAGAACTTTGTAAGCGACGTCCATTATCGGCATCAAGTATCTGTAATGATTAACCAAAGTTTGTGTTATTAATACTCTCAGATGACAAAACATAGCATGGAACCATGCTAAAGAAAAGAAACTCAGGCAAGGATATAAGGTAGACCTCCATGCTCTTGAAGTCAGCGCTTCCAACACCAACTATAAGAATCGACAAGGGAAGATCAGATGCCTTAACCAGTGCATTTATTGATTCTTGAAGATCCGTAACAACTCCATCCTATGACAAGATCATGGACATTTGATTGGTTAGTTTTAAGGATTTAATTGGTATGCACTAAAAGATAAAACCAATTTACTATCTTTCTCACCGTTATGATAAGCAGAACATAGTACTTAGCGCTGTTATACGATGAAAGAGATTCGGCAGCCATCTGTGCAGCCATGTTGATAACCGGGCCAAATAAAGTGGGTCCTGATAGGCGGACTGTGTGCAAAGCACTAGCATAAGCATCCATTATGCCTTCAACTCCTACCACCTAAACACATAGGAAAACTATATCTTATCTCTTTTTAAGGAATGTATCAAGTTCATGATCAATGCGCAAGAAGGTAAGAGTGCTTCCTTTAAATGTTACGTATAATAATTTTTTGCCATATTGTTATTACGAATTGCTACAAAAACTGACAGTGAGAAAACATGGAGATCTAAGTTTTTTATGAAGATTTTTTACAGCAAATTTTAACACTGGATGACTCTATTCTCATACTCATCATTCATATGATCAATATTCTATATGAATGTTGTTATCATTAGAATCGACGAATGAGGTAAAGCTGAGTTTATTAAAGAAGGAATTGACAATAGTTTTCCACCTTTCCAAGAATTATCTAGAATCATTGCTTTGCAGCACAAGTTTCTATCTTCTCTAGGGAAGAATAGAGAAAGAAGTCAAAGAATAAAGCAAGAGACAGAATTTCTCACCTCTGAGCTTGCCGGATTCCCATTCAGATTAAAACAGTGAGATACGGTACCACTGGGCATCGTTCCTCCAAATCCCCAAGCAGGAAACCGCTTATCGGAATCATAAAACTGAATAACTTCTCCAACTTCCATTATAGCCTACACAAATTGTAGCTTGTTCATTAGGCCAATTAGGCCAGACAATGATTAAAAAGATGTACAGGTGATTATTCTATAAAAATATCCGAAATTATATACGATCATAGTGAAATCCTGAATGTGGTTGATTCCATTTACAAGTATCAAGCTTACCTTTTGATATGAATTTAACTGACCGGATCCACTGACGTAATGCAAAGAATCTGGCTGTTGAGGATTTCCATTGGAAGCTGAACAAATATCGAAGAATTTAACAACAAAAATGAAATTAGTACTAATCACCTTAGGCAATAGAACATTGGATACTTACCTGTGAAATCTACCGCGACCATGAAGTTTAGTTCAAATCCACTAGATATGTAATCAATGAAGCTGAATTGTTCCTTTACACAATATTGATCCACAAAGAGTTGACCCTTCAGAACCTAAAATGAAGAAATTCTACCAAGTGTGAGGTTAAGCAGAGATCAAAGCCAAAATGTAATTCAAATTCAATCGCACGGATCAATGAACACCTTCTCTTGTCCATCGTGTTTGGATGGCATGACAAAATTAGCGCCATTTCTCTCGTGGTATAACTTTTCCAGATCTGCTACTGATTTCCGCAGTTTACTGTTGCCAACAAACTTTGATGTCACTATTTTGCATCTATGAAATATGAACTAGAAAATGAAAAGGCTAAAAAAGTTTAGGCTCAACGAAAATAAAATAACTATAATTCGACGTTTACCCAATCAGTACATGATTGCCACTACTATTGAAATCAAAACACTCAATAACTAACGGATTATCCTGCACGGAAACGATAATTAAAAAATGTCAGAGTAATCTATATGAATATGATGTACCATCCGACATGTTGTGGACAAAAATGGAAAGCTTACTTTACTTCCAAACTGCTGGACATTAAGACAAACTGGTTTCCATTTCGGATTTAAATTGTTATCTATAACTTCAGTTTTGCAAATAGGAACAGAACCTCCAGTTTCAACCACTCTTGATATCCTTAGAAAAGGATCCTACACAAGAAAAAACATGACAAGTTTTAAAAACTTGTATATGAATTAAactaaattataaataaatatgTAGCAGGGTATAGAATTAGTACACTTTTAGAAAATCTGTCTTTGTTATCCAAGTGAGAACAATGAAAGATAATCTCAACAGCACTCCTTGCAGCAACAGTCTCCTCAGCATGAATGGTAATCGCCCCTTGATTTCTTTGACTAATGTTCTCGCTTTTGTTTTGAAGCCTTAAGGTTAAGCTCTTGCTTGGTTTAGTCACTATCTGTTCCGTAGTACACACACATAAACAAAAGAGACACCAATGTCAGTGTCACACAAACTACATAATCTTAATTCTCCATGTTACAGAGTTAGTAAGCAGCTATAATTAAGCTGAGCAGATCATGTGTGTTTGAAACTTTATATGTAATCATATTTTATTACTGAATGAAAGTAAGAGTGATCTCACTAGAAGAGACTGATTTATTAACATGGACATATTTATTTATACCAACATAGAAATTTCAATAATGAGAAACATTCAAGACTCTGGCATATGAAATTAGATTTGGAATTTTTTTATGTCTGTTACAAAATTACAGTAAGAAACTATTCTCAAATATACTGTAAATTTATAATATCCTGACACACAGGTAGCTCTAAGAAATTTCATTAGTCAAACATTTATTTGAAGAtaattttcaaaaccatgaaaAAGAATGTCCCAAAAAGCTCTCTCTCATCAAAGTTTGAATGAAAAGGTTTTTAATATTAGAATAAGCTAGTTCATAAAGAACTAAAGAAAATGTCATATTACAACACCTAGTGGGCCACTCAAAAAAGTTGTACATTATTGAAGCTGGCTAATATGTATAAGGTCAATAGTCTATCCCAGTATTAAATATAGCTTAGAAAGAAAAAAGTAATGAAAAAATAATGGCAAAATTCTTTAGGATAGGATTGAAACATGGGTGAGTAACAAATGAAATACTGTGATGGATAATAATATACAACTGACCTCTGATAAAGTGCAATTAGCCTCTCCAAGGAATTCTTGATCATTCAGTTTTAGTGTCTGCAAGAAGTAACAAACATAACATATTCAAACTTTTGgtttttaaatatataaactTCACCATCACAACTTGTTATAGCAAACTAAATTACTCTATAGCTGAAGTACCTTGGTGGGAACACGATGATATTTTGTGTCAATGTCATACACATGAAATCTGAAATAAAGCATAACAAGAGAGTGAGTTATATATACAAATCTCAACATTTATGAAGGAATAAGCACATGAAGGATACATATAGCTTACACAAGTGGTTGCACAATCtcaaaatgaaatgcaatattaATTTTTTCTATCCATTCTGGATTCAAACAATTCATTATGACTTCTGTGCGTCCCAGTTCTTTCAATTTTCCATCTCCTTTCTTTTCATATACCACAACCATAGGATCACTCtgaaataattaaaaacaaacaaacatcAGAAGTAAATAAATAAGAAACATTTCATACATAGCATATGCATTCTTATGTATAGGAAAATTACCTTTGATGCAATGTCCAGATCAAGTAAGTTACATGCTGAAAGAGATAACTGCAACAAAAGATTACTCTAAAATTAATTGATTTTATCTCTTTAAATTGTCTGAAACACACACTCAACTCTTTAACAGAAGCCATATCCATGGAGCATAAgagtgatgatgatgatgatgatagatTAGAAAAAGTACCTGAACTTGAGTGAACAATGGCTGAAAACCTTGAGCGGTGTAGAAGAAATCAACGGCGTCATTGTCATTGCAGTTGCTCGTTGAAGCTTGTTGAGCTCCCACAGCTTCTTTAGCTCCTTTCATATCTGAAAAACAAGCTCCCATTttataaaccctaattttgcTTTTCAATGAAACAGTTACCAATCTATCGATTGTGGTTTTATATATAACTTGATTTGTTATTAATAATAACGTTCAGGACGAATATCATGTGTTTATAAACTGAATCAACAATACGCGCGTGCACTTGTTGATTCAATCCAtgaaatgcgataaaattaccGGGAAAATCTGAATTTATGAGTTGATTATTCTGATACCATGAATAAGTCTATATGGAGTAGGTGTAGAATGTAAAACTTGTTGGAGAAGAAAGATCCGGTTATAAATGTGGAAAAGGAAAAACTATGTCCTACTACTAATTTCTGTGTGCAAATTTAAGGGTAATATTATTTatgtaataaaaaaaaattaaaagtgTATTAATGCtttaaatatataataataataataataataataataataataataataaatatgAATTAGAAAAAAGGAAATAATTTGACACTCTCGATCAAATCACActtatattttaaaattatattaattataTAGCATATTAATACATTTTTGTTGAATAAAATATGAAGTTCTTTACATTGTCAATGCATTATCATTAATTTTTAAGGAAAACGgaaaacaaattttttgaggTCTATATTTGTCTTTATTTTAATATTGATTGTTTCAATTTAATtaacttattttatttttgtaatatttatattatacaaatttattttaaatttcatatttaaaaattatgttatatgtttttatatttatattatttatgTAAATCTACGATCAGTCAAAAACAAATTTATATATAAATAGAACAAATAATTAATAACCATTTTTTGAAATTACTTTTATATTATGGTATCTGTATCtgtaatatttttttataaagaaaaataataatattcAACTAATAAAGTTTCTATTTGGTAAAAATAGTAAATAATTGATAAGTTAGTTGTTATttgaagtgtttgataaaattagTAGTTTGTATGATATTGTTTGTATTAATAcctaattattttattttaaattaaaataattatgAAAGGCAAAAgtgaattttaattaaaataataaatataaaaataaattaaaaataataaattataaaccaaaatatcatttgaattcgaaaataaataaatttgtGATGAAAATATGATATCAAATAGGTCTTTTATTGTCctatctgtcataccccaattttgtaTGAATTTTAAATTTTTAGGCAACccattttattttgttttgtcTAGAATAAAATTTTGATTTCAAACAGAAGCGGTTAAATCGATTTCTTAACCACGCATAAAATCAGTAAATAAAGTTTTTAGGATTGAGCCTCCAACGATATGTTTTATTAATTTACATTACGTGTAGTTTAATCTGGTGTGCTCGTATTTTTTCGCGCCTTTTCACTCGGTCGCATCTTGATATGTTTGAGCCTTTTCATCCGAGTATTTTTAGGTGCGAGATTTAAATTTTGGATTGAGCGTTTTTCTTTTGTTTACGTGCGACATAATTCACGTAACGCGGGGACATGCAATATGAAGGTGCCAACACATAATTTAAATTCGATTTAAATGCAGTAAAATTGAAATGTCATGTGTTAACACAAATCAAATAACAAATTGTTAGCGCATAGCGCGATCATCGCAAATAAATAGAATGCAACAGACTATATCATAACGAAAGCAACATACGAAAGCGAAAGCAAACACAAATTGATACTATGATGAACTCATCGCAATCGAAATAAAATGCACTTAGAGCAATCGAAATAAAATGCACTTACTACAATATTGATAAATAACAAACAAGTATCCGGAATATTTTACATCATTGTATAAAAAAAAACACAGCAGCAGCGGTACACACACTAGATTAATTATAACGTTCCCGAATTTAAACCAGAGTCCAACAGCGTTATAACATACCAATCGTGTGGAATGTAGGAATTTGATCCGATTTAAAAGCAACGTAAAACAGCAGCAGCGGTACACACACTAGATTAATTACATAATTACAAATTTATTACAAAATCAAGAAATTCTATCAGATCCATACCAAGTAATAACTGCACGTAATCGATATATACAATAGATAGTGAATACGCGAAAACACATCAGAACTTGATTAGAATATTGCCGATCACAGAGTTACGATGTCCAATCTACCAATGTCAGCAGCTTGGTGTGTCGTTGTTGTTGGAGGAGTCGTGCACGTGGTCGCCAAAGCATATTGGAGGGAAAGTTGGCGGAGAGTGAGGTTTCGATATAATGGTTGTGACGGAGGCGTTTTGCAATGGATAATGGGGAGATGTACGTGGTTCTGTTGGAGGGGAGAATGTTTGAGAATTACGAAGGTGGTGATGATGTTATGTTGGAAGAAAATGGTGAAGCATTTTATGGTGAGGAGAGGTGAACAATGAAATGGTGAAAAGGAGAGAGGAAGTGTGATATGGAAGCGTTGTTATGGTGGTTGTGTTTTGGAGTAGCTGAGGAATGAAGGAGAGAGTTTGTGTGTGAACAGTGGAGAGGAAAGTAGTGAATGAGTTATAGAAGGGTTACTTTGATGAGGGAAGAAGAGAGGTCTCCTGCATTTTCCACTTTTCAATCTTTTTTGTTACTTTTTTgaattgagagagagagagtggAGGCACAAGATAACTATTTATATCACTTAATTTGGGTTTTCATTTTCAAACAATTCTAAAATTACCCTTGGATATTTTTAAGAGATCAAAATGAGTTAAGAATTAATGAAATAAAATcacaaatattttttaataaagCAAATAAAAATCAAACCGAACTAATTGTTTATCTCTACTTATTTTTTCTTGTtgttttgaattaaaatgagtAAAAATCAAATGCGAAagtggaaaaataaaataaaataaacgCATTAAAATAATCTATGCGAAATAAAATTCAATAAAATGGACAGCTGCAGATCAATTTCGTTGCTAAAAATACTTCAATGAAAAGACTCAGACATATCAAAATGCGACCGCGCAAAGGCGCGGAAAATTACAATGAGCACACTAGATTAAACTATGTATAATTTAGATCAATAAAACAGATAGTTGTAGGCCCAAACCTGAAAATAGTGTTCACTGATTTTACTCGCGGTTAAGAAATCGATTCAACCAATCTATTTGTAAAATCAAAATTTTATTCTAGATAAAAACAAATAAAGTTTGTTGCTTAAATATTTAAAATGCACGAACAAAATTGGGGGTATGAGAGCTGCAtctatttaattaccttgaactCGGAGTATGAATAAGAACAATTTTCATACCTTCGTGGTcgaagataattaaatacaaaaataCTCCAAATTTTGTTCTAAAAGGCAGGGATGAAATGCAGTGAGGTTAGGAAAACAAATAAACGGTTATAAGAGATAAGATCAACATCAACTCAGGGGTTGGAAAATGAAGACATGATATTGACAACTCGGAGGTTGGAAATCAAAGACATGATAGAGACAACTCGGGGTTGGAAAATGTAAAGACAAAACATCAACTAAAGGGTCGAGAAAATATAAAGACAATCCTCATATCGCCTTTGTGGTCACCATGGAAGTGATGTCTCGCCCTTTGACCCGCACAAATATGTCTTTCCAATCCTCATATATCTCTCTGCATAAGGTTACAATAAATGTCTACCTGATAGAGAACACAAAGTTATCCAACCGCTGATAGGGAGGATCTCTACTCCTTAAAAATATAGGAACACTCAGACGGTGGTTGGGACGCCCATATTACAACAAATGATCTCGAAGACCCTGATGATACTCCACACATTGGGCGTGATTTAGGAGGGTGTGACATTAGTAGTCACTAGGAAATTTTCCTCAAAAGGTGTAAAGGGTATAAAAACCTCCAACTCGTGAATAATAGGGAGATGAAAGTAAAATCATGGAGTGGACAAACCACCCCTTATGGCCATGTTGGCTCTTTCCGTTTCTGAAGAGGACTCTAGGATTACATATTCTTCGTGCCCTGTACTGGAGAACCCAATATCCTGACGGAACCTCACGATCATGTCAAAGTAAGAATATAGGGACACAATTGTCTCGAACATGAACACTTTTAGCTTTCTTCCAGACCATAAGTTTCTAAAGAGAGGGATAAGGTTAAAAACCGCAGTACTTAGATCCCTGAGAGACTAACGAATCCCACAACTTTTCCTCTCCTATCCAAACATAAAGACGCACCAACGTACCTATAAATTTTCTCTGATTAAACAAAGCAGAAATTCTAAAATGGAAGGGAAAGAAAAAGTTTTTTTTTTGAGAAGTAAGGCATGTTTTTTTATAGGGAAAAATCAACGACATAAGCAACATACCTTCCTAATAAAGCAACTGTTGCAACAAGTGCAAGAGGTTCCACACATTAAAGACATGTGTAAGGAAAGAAATTAGATTGGGGTTCCCCAAGAAAATCATCATGAGCATTATTAAATGCCACACATGCTCCTTTCCCGCTAAACGATCAAGCTTTCGTAGTTGACTTATGTTTTGGTGTCTCCAAATCATTTGTCTAATAGTTGACATCCCCTAGCTGACACACAAGCTACTTAGGAGACACCGACCAGGAGGGTGATAACTCACCCTTAACCGATGACTCGCCTCTTACTGAGGGACTCACCCCTAATTGAGGAACTCACCCCTAAGCGACAGACTGTCCTCTATTTTGAGGGACTCACCCCTAACCAAGGGACTCACCCATAGCTAAAGGACTCACCCTCAATTGATGGGTTTAATTGAAAGAACTGATGAGCCTAAAATACTTCGCTATTTACAAGCTCTCGTGCTTGAGGGACTCTGTAATAATATATTAGCAAAGACCCATAACAAAGTAGTATTGGACCAAACCTTATAAGGAGAACTCCCCAAAATATGGTGCCCAGATATAACCCCCACTTCGATGGCTACTCGCCCTGGTGAGAAATGTGAGGGGTTACGTGTGCATAACCTACAACCGCATGTGCATGAAGTTCTGGTCACGATTCACTAATAAATATATAGTTAACAACTTCCCTTGCCAAAGAGGAGTGGTTACTGCGTCCCATTAATCCCCAAATCCAGACCCAATTGTCTTTATAAATATCCAAACTCTAGGGTTGAGAGGGAGAAGTCAGAATGCGCCTCCCTTGAGCTTGCTTTCTTCATACCCAAATCACCTCAAAACAAGATTCACAGTGAGACAACCATAAAACCAATGAAAATCTTAAAGCCTCTGACTACACCTACCAGCATAGAGGTGTCACACATATGTACTTTTTGACAAGTACACTCTTACCTAATAAACTTAATTTGCCTTGATTTAAATTTCATAATCCTTCTTAGGGTTAGACATTATCCCCCTTCATTTGTAGCTTCTTTCTTTTATTGAAATCTTTGCCTTAAAAAAATATAAGAATTAAGATTTTAAATTGTTTTTGACAATCCTAAACATATATCATtttatataaattaattaatttatataatataattattttataaaagAGTACAAATGAGATTAACAAGATTGATACTCTAGAGAAGCCACTTAAAAAGCACCttaataaatatattaataaaaataaaataagaaagaTTGAAAAGAATATCGAAAAGAGTAAACCAATATCTAAGATATGAAATCCCCATGCCTTGTTAAAAACCATACTACAGAAAAGCCTGGTAGAAAACTTTGATGAATGGAAAAAATAGGCCAAATTAATGAAACATAAACAACCAAATCAACCAACCATACACAAAGATATATGAATAAAATCATTTTAAATAGAGTTCGGCAAGTTATTTCACTAAGTGAAGTTAATAGATAAATTAATATTGAGTATTTCATTAATACAATAATTTTTCTCTctaaaattataaataattttaaaatgCATTTGAAAAAGAATAGCAAAAATAATGATTTTATCTATTATTAAGAATCCAAAAGATAATGCAAGACTGTTTGAAATTCAAGGTAACAAGTTGTGAGTAAGTATTTAGCATATAATAAAATTATTTGGTTACTCGTGattttttaagatttttttttaataatatcAATTAATTTTGTAAAAACTTATATAGAATTATGTAATTACTTTTTAACTTGtttgtcatatatatatatatatatatatatatatatatatatatatatatatatatatatatatatatatatatatatatatatatatatatatatttgcaaaaTCATTTCAAAAATATATATGTAATTATTTTACAAATAATAACCTTTTCATTTAATTATGATATATCATATTATTATGAATTATGTTCTTAAAAATGTAATAGGATTATATTTTGTCATCAGCGCATCAATAAATAAGATAAAATTCTGAGATTAAAATTTATATATTAATgtataaatttttttataaatatatttaATCAAATTATTATACATTATTATACCGTAAGtatatattattattgttattcTAATTTATACCTTTATAGGCCACGAAAAAGAACTCTcaaaatatatttaaatatagaagaaaatgaattaaaattGGGCATTAAAATTAAAATTGACCAAAACAGATGCATAAAACGTGTCAAACTTTAACCATGAATTATTATTCAATTTCGTGGTTTGTTTTTCTTAATTACATGGAAATTACACATAGGAATTAATTACTAGTATAATATGAgacttttttattttatttttatacaTAGAGCTTTCTTGTGCCACAAGTCATATAGTTTTCCACGTGAAAAGTGTATTAATGATGaatatatagatatagatataaTAATAATGGTGAACAAATACTGATTTAACAAGCACCAAAGCGTTTTTCGtggaaaataaaacaaatttatattattattattattattattattattattattattaataataataataagattAAGATGAAATAGAGCAATATATAAACCGAAAAAAGAAACAAAAGGCTTGTATTATCGATCTTTGAGTGAGAGTTTTGTATCTGAGATTGAAAAGAAGGAAATTAGGGTTTAAAATGGGAGGTTGTTTCTCAGACGTAAAAGGAGCGAAAGAAGCAGTTGGTGGTGTGAATCAGAAAGCAACGAACAACAACAATGACGCTGTTGATTTCTTCTATACATCTCAAGGTTTTCAGCCATTGTTCACCAGAGTCGAGGTTCGTTCAATTTCCCCAATCTCAGTTTACAATCTGTGTCTGGAATTTTGTATTCACTTTCAATTCATCATCTCAAATTTCAATTTGCACTGATTTAATCGAATGATTTTACGTTTTCCGTTGTTAGAACTAGTAGATGATTCTGTGAATGTGAAGTTTTTTGATGAATGCTTGATGATCCTGATTTTGTGTGTGACAGTTAGTAGAGACTGATCATTTTTAAAGAAATATATGATTTTTAAATAAAAAGAGTGCAATTTACGTATATTTCATAGTTTCTTCTTCTATTTAATTTTTGAT encodes:
- the LOC127128895 gene encoding protein BONZAI 3 isoform X1 is translated as MGACFSDMKGAKEAVGAQQASTSNCNDNDAVDFFYTAQGFQPLFTQVQLSLSACNLLDLDIASKSDPMVVVYEKKGDGKLKELGRTEVIMNCLNPEWIEKINIAFHFEIVQPLVFHVYDIDTKYHRVPTKTLKLNDQEFLGEANCTLSEIVTKPSKSLTLRLQNKSENISQRNQGAITIHAEETVAARSAVEIIFHCSHLDNKDRFSKSDPFLRISRVVETGGSVPICKTEVIDNNLNPKWKPVCLNVQQFGSKDNPLVIECFDFNSSGNHVLIGKLRKSVADLEKLYHERNGANFVMPSKHDGQEKVLKGQLFVDQYCVKEQFSFIDYISSGFELNFMVAVDFTASNGNPQQPDSLHYVSGSGQLNSYQKAIMEVGEVIQFYDSDKRFPAWGFGGTMPSGTVSHCFNLNGNPASSEVVGVEGIMDAYASALHTVRLSGPTLFGPVINMAAQMAAESLSSYNSAKYYVLLIITDGVVTDLQESINALVKASDLPLSILIVGVGSADFKSMEILDADNGRRLQSSTGRVATRDIVQFVPMREVHSGQISVVQALLEELPNQFLTFMRSRNIKPLTSHLPHVASSTQ
- the LOC127128895 gene encoding protein BONZAI 3 isoform X2 translates to MKGAKEAVGAQQASTSNCNDNDAVDFFYTAQGFQPLFTQVQLSLSACNLLDLDIASKSDPMVVVYEKKGDGKLKELGRTEVIMNCLNPEWIEKINIAFHFEIVQPLVFHVYDIDTKYHRVPTKTLKLNDQEFLGEANCTLSEIVTKPSKSLTLRLQNKSENISQRNQGAITIHAEETVAARSAVEIIFHCSHLDNKDRFSKSDPFLRISRVVETGGSVPICKTEVIDNNLNPKWKPVCLNVQQFGSKDNPLVIECFDFNSSGNHVLIGKLRKSVADLEKLYHERNGANFVMPSKHDGQEKVLKGQLFVDQYCVKEQFSFIDYISSGFELNFMVAVDFTASNGNPQQPDSLHYVSGSGQLNSYQKAIMEVGEVIQFYDSDKRFPAWGFGGTMPSGTVSHCFNLNGNPASSEVVGVEGIMDAYASALHTVRLSGPTLFGPVINMAAQMAAESLSSYNSAKYYVLLIITDGVVTDLQESINALVKASDLPLSILIVGVGSADFKSMEILDADNGRRLQSSTGRVATRDIVQFVPMREVHSGQISVVQALLEELPNQFLTFMRSRNIKPLTSHLPHVASSTQ